The following are encoded together in the Thunnus maccoyii chromosome 18, fThuMac1.1, whole genome shotgun sequence genome:
- the fmc1 gene encoding protein FMC1 homolog has product MAALSSPLRVCRGILKELRAIQGPSYKQSLAYNYVMDQFRKNQLTGERYCRAQQEALHASHTYLCLLSSTRNHLALHNLYHGKGERSPEEVAGLVGLRLPTQPGGKGWEK; this is encoded by the exons ATGGCAGCGCTGTCATCACCTCTACGAGTCTGTCGAGGAATACTCAAAGAATTACGTGCCATCCAGGGACCAAGTTATAAACAGTCATTGGCCTACAACTATGTTATGGATCAGTTTCGTAAAAATCAG TTAACAGGAGAAAGGTACTGCCGTGCCCAGCAGGAGGCGCTCCATGCCTCACACACATATCTGTGTTTGCTGTCTTCTACCAGGAACCACCTGGCACTGCACAACCTTTACCATGGCAAGGGAGAACGCAGCCCAGAAGAAGTGGCTGGCCTCGTGGGGCTCAGGTTGCCCACTCAGCCTGGAGGCAAAGGCTGGGAGAAGTGA
- the LOC121883485 gene encoding heme-binding protein 1-like, translating into MFGMIKNSLFGNTEETEYKLLSSETKDGISFEVRRYEAAKYAAVSSEGRSFDQVTGELVRKLLMYIGGSNEQGEAMGTAAPIIITVYPRNDGVLSRRLMVAIRIPTIYQQSPPTPTDSAIRIEERPGMTVYALQFGGFAGETEYRAEALRLTRTLGETAPFQRKQYFCCSYDPPLKPYGRRNEVWFLQEEP; encoded by the exons ATGTTTGGCATGATCAAGAATTCGCTCTTCGGAAACACCGAGGAGACGGAATATAAATTGCTCAGCAGTGAGACGAAG GATGGGATTAGCTTTGAGGTGCGGCGGTACGAAGCTGCCAAATACGCTGCTGTCTCCTCTGAGGGACGGAGCTTCGACCAAGTGACGGGAGAGCTGGTGAGGAAGCTGCTCATGTACATTGGTGGAAGCAATGAACAAG GTGAGGCCATGGGTACAGCAGCACCCATCATCATCACAGTGTACCCGCGGAACGACGGTGTTCTGTCTCGTCGTTTGATGGTCGCCATCCGCATCCCCACCATCTACCAGCAAAGCCCCCCGACTCCCACCGACAGTGCCATCAGGATTGAGGAGCGGCCTGGCATGACTGTCTACGCTCT GCAGTTTGGAGGCTTCGCAGGGGAGACTGAGTACCGAGCAGAGGCCTTGCGTTTGACACGCACCCTGGGTGAAACGGCGCCCTTCCAGCGCAAGCAGTACTTCTGCTGTAGTTACGACCCACCACTTAAGCCTTACGGACGGCGTAACGAGGTGTGGTTTCTACAGGAGGAGCCGTAA
- the wbp2nl gene encoding postacrosomal sheath WW domain-binding protein has translation MSSHGGSRVVRRRRDVTPVTSPGHPRRADGQTLAQAAGSTTLLVTMALNRNHSQNGGVLVTSGESVLRECKNVELSFSDVSSKTDLLKGTKKGTVYLTPYRLLFVSSNTKDCLGSAMFPYYLMKGCSIEQPVFAANYIKGTVSAEPGGGWEGQAHFKMSFPSGGAIELGQHLFKLATNASRAAPAQNGSASYGYPSPGMMNGYGPPPPAPHGYPYAPPPQQNGFYQAPPPAAGNMGYPYPTAAAGMYPSGFDYMAPPPPYPGPPQNWTAPPQNWTAAPPPPGNSKAAEAAGSAYYNPSNPHNVYMPMERPPPYAPFPNSPDKKNI, from the exons ATGTCG tctCATGGTGGATCACGGGTTGTCAGACGGCGTCGTGACGTAACACCCGTGACGTCTCCGGGGCATCCCCGTCGGGCTGACGGTCAGACTTTAGCTCAGGCAGCAGGGAGCACAACACTTCTGGTAACCATGGCCTTGAATCGAAATCATTCACAAAACGGCGGCGTTTTGGTAACCAGCGGGGAAAG TGTTTTAAGAGAATGCAAGAATGTGGAGCTGTCGTTCAGTGATGTCTCCTCCAAGACAGACCTGCTGAAGGGGACCAAGAAGGGCACTGTTTACCTCACACCATACAGG TTGCTGTTTGTGTCCAGTAATACCAAGGATTGCCTGGGTTCAGCCATGTTCCCCTACTATCTGATGAAGGGATGCAGCATTGAGCAGCCAGTCTTTGCAGCCAACTACATTAAAGGGACAGTGTCAGCTGAGCCTGGTG GTGGCTGGGAGGGCCAGGCCCATTTCAAGATGTCATTCCCCAGTGGAGGAGCCATAGAGCTGGGACAGCATCTCTTCAAACTGGCCACAAATG CTTCTCGTGCCGCTCCTGCCCAGAATGGTTCTGCCTCTTATGGCTACCCTTCACCTGGAATGATGAATGGCTACGGCCCACCTCCACCTGCCCCTCATGGCTATCCCTATGCACCCCCTCCCCAGCAGAATGGCTTCTACCAGgcccctcctcctgctgctggcaACATGGGCTACCCTTATccaacagctgctgcag GTATGTACCCATCTGGCTTTGACTACATGGCTCCACCTCCTCCATACCCTGGGCCACCCCAGAATTGGACTGCACCCCCCCAGAACTGGACAGCAGCACCACCACCTCCag GTAACTCCAAGGCGGCTGAAGCAGCAGGCAGTGCGTATTACAATCCCAGCAATCCACACAATGTCTACATGCCCATG GAGCGGCCTCCACCATATGCACCTTTTCCAAACTCTCCtgacaagaaaaacatctga
- the LOC121883480 gene encoding zona pellucida sperm-binding protein 4-like: MNNHFAKLCSISFILAFTAQQCFSAAQERKTPEQRQHPALPRVTCSPRRIKAVFGPLVKSNIHVKDMTGATIPVPQSEGSCGVRLGTEKNQTLSFISRYDSCCAHVEGSKVVIPLQVQLTGVDRWFRVNISCPLIKRYSERTRLIPTPLPGNCDIERDLRVDCGHQRISSDACYKLGCCYDSRDLTCYYRLNACSLDGHFVFSVKTTETDPPIDPGSLMVKDQPQCVPVVTTQDTAVFKIGVMDCGAKKKVDGDVMIYEVEVEELHTKSINQHSPFSLQVQCEYEPSDLKRAADLRSLYTVTNPPPVVALGTIRVQMRVATDASFTSFFPEDQLPLTLPLRKAAYMEVSIAQPSPDPTLSLHVRDCFAYPASRHSVWTLLYDGCPNPLDNMRSSVPVDNWGKTTSHSQVRRFDVKTFAFLDPHTGHPSVEEMYFYCWVEICTEDVDCAQRCTIISSEGERQRREAVFGSDKVQLVSLGPLLLGQNNTELEDNPCAHQNTMFQVIAYILAGVGAALLLISMFTVWSSIRKRQKPEEQQPCDAQVDSEQSQ; this comes from the exons ATGAATAATCATTTTGCAAAACTTTGCTCGATTTCTTTCATTCTTGCCTTCACTGCTCAGCAGTGTTTCTCAGCTGCCCAGGAGAGAAAAACACCTGAGCAGAGGCAACATCCCGCCCTGCCGAGAGTCACCTGCTCTCCCAGAAGgataaaagctgtttttggtCCGCTGGTCAAAAGTAATATACATGTAAAAG acaTGACAGGGGCTACGATCCCAGTGCCCCAGTCTGAGGGGTCCTGTGGAGTGAGACTGGGCACAGAGAAGAACCAGACTCTCTCATTCATCAGCAGATATGACAGCTGCTGTGCTCATGTTGAG GGCAGCAAAGTGGTCATCCCTCTGCAGGTCCAGCTGACGGGAGTAGATCGATGGTTCAGAGTAAATATCAGCTGTCCTCTGATAAAGAGATACAGTGAGAGGACTCGTCTTATCCCAACAC CATTACCTGGAAATTGTGACATCGAAAGAGACCTAAGAGTGGATTGTGGCCACCAAAGGATTTCCAGTGATGCCTGCTACAAGCTGGGATGCTGCTATGATTCTCGTGATTTAACGTGCTACTACAGACTTAATG CCTGCTCTCTGGATGGACACTTTGTGTTCTCAGTGAAGACCACAGAGACAGACCCACCTATCGATCCAGGCAGCCTCATGGTCAAGGATCAGCCACAGTGTGTCCCTGTGGTCACCACCCAAGACACTGCTGTCTTCAAGATTGGTGTCATGGACTGTGGTGCAAAAAAGAAG GTAGACGGAGATGTGATGATCTATGAGGTAGAGGTGGAGGAGCTGCATACTAAAAGTATAAACCAACATTCTCCATTTAG tCTCCAGGTCCAGTGTGAATATGAGCCATCAGATCTAAAGCGTGCAGCAGATTTGCGGTCTTTGTACACAGTGACCAACCCACCACCTGTGGTTGCACTGGGAACCATCAGAGTGCAGATGAGAGTAGCCACag ATGCCTCTTTCACCTCTTTCTTTCCTGAGGACCAGCTCCCACTGACCTTGCCCCTACGTAAAGCTGCATATATGGAGGTCTCCATCGCCCAGCCGTCCCCAGACCCTACACTTTCCCTGCATGTGCGGGACTGCTTTGCCTACCCAGCGTCTAGACACTCTGTGTGGACGCTTCTCTATGACGG ATGTCCCAACCCTCTGGACAACATGAGAAGTTCTGTCCCTGTGGACAACTGGGGGAAAACCACCTCCCACTCCCAAGTGAGGAGGTTTGATGTCAAGACCTTCGCCTTCTTGGACCCTCATACAGGCCATCCAAGTGTGGAGGAA ATGTACTTCTACTGTTGGGTGGAAATCTGCACAGAGGATGTTGACTGTGCACAGCGTTGCACCATCATTT CATCTgagggtgagagacagagaagagaggcCGTGTTTGGGTCTGACAAGGTTCAGCTGGTCTCATTAGGGCCTCTGCTGCTGGGACAGAATAACACTGAGCTGGAAGACAATCCATGTGCTCATCAGAACACAA TGTTTCAGGTGATAGCATATATTCTCGCTGGTGTTGGCGCTGCCCTGCTGTTGATCTCAATGTTTACTGTATGGTCAAGCATCAGAAAGCGTCAGAAACCAGAAGAGCAGCAACCCTGTGATGCACAAGTTGACAGTGAACAAtctcaataa